aaatctatcattcgttagttattaagagtaaaatacGAAACAGTCAACAGATTCATAAATGGGgaattatcttttttgttttgtttttacaaggcttatatcctctaactctgtctggtaaaaagtttgtacacgttatttctcccactctcattctcggattaaaTCATCCATTTAATAAGTTAGAAAAACATTCTATTCTAAATCATTCATTTAATAGGTTAGCAAAACATTCTATTCAAAATCATACATTTAATAAGTTAGCAAAACATTCCATTCTAAATCATCAATTTAATAAGTTAGCAAAACATTCCATTCTAAATCATCCATTTAATAAGTTAGCAAAACATTCCAttctaaataattcatttaataaGTTAGCAAAACATTCTATTCTAAATCATCCATTTAATAAGTTAGCAAAACATGCCATTCTAAATCATCCATTTAATAAGTTAGCAAAACATTCCAttctaaataattcatttaataaGTTAGCAAAACATTCTATTCTAAATCATCCATTTAATAAGTTAGCAAAACATGCCATTCTAAATCATCCATTTAATAAGTTAGCAAAACTCTCCCCACGAAATATCCCAACGTACATCAGTCCTAGGCAAGTCTTCTCTGACTTTCAGTCTATCCGTTCTCCTCCTAAGTCTCTTCTTTCTTTATGTTGCAAACTCAgaaggaaaaagaaatagattaAAATGTGACACATTATTTAGCGAAACAATTTCTGGATTTAGCATGATTGCATTCAAGCCAGCTAAAATTgataaaacttattttatattgggGGTGTACTTTCGactaaaacttattttatattgggGGTGTACTTTcaactaaaatttattttatattgggGGTGTACTTTcaactaaaatttattttatattgggGGTGTACTTTcaactaaaatttattttatattgggGGTGTACTTTcaactaaaatttattttatattgggGGTGTACTTTcaactaaaatttattttatattgggGGTGTACTTGcaactaaaatttattttatattgggGGTGTACTTTcaactaaaatttattttatattgggGGTGTACTTTcaactaaaatttattttatattgggGGTGTACTTTCAactaaaacttattttatattgcGGGTGTACTTTCAACTAAAACTTATTAGGTACTACCCTGAGTTGGCGTCTAAATGTTCCGTTACAATTTCTGCTCCAATTGTTCCTATACAACATGATACATTATCACGGAagtattacaaacaaaaacaactttgcAGCTAGGAAGATTCAAAACTAAAGATGTAGATgcattaaacaaaatgaaactctTTATTGTCATAGAACAATGCGAGAACGATGGAGGTTCTAACCAGTTGTCACGTGATCCAGATATTTCGCAGTAAAATGAATCCTTTTCACGCTGACAGTAGATTTATAGGAATCTAATGCGAGAAAAACTATTTCCCTTTGGAAAAACGTTgaacattatttgttttctgttgctgtttttttttttttttaaattattgtaagTTTGTAAGATAACTAAATATATGATTTGTTTGTTCCCTCAATTAGCTAACGAGTACGCCAACTGCACTGACCAGTTGTGTCCAGCCGATCAATGCTGTGAGTTTAACGGACGAAAATATGTCTGTGTCCCTCAAGCTACGGGAGCTTCAATACCCACGCCTGGAGGTAAAGTTGACACTTCGCATTCATTCTATCCAAATTTAAAATGCAACAGaagtaaaaacatattttatttcgCTCCTTCTCCTAATTAAGTAAATTACAGACACTCGAATTGAAACTTACAATTAGCCTTATAATACGATATCGTTACATCCTCACGTACGTGGGTGTACCCCTACATCAGTTGTTCAATacataatgaaaataattttgaataaataaataaaatactatttAGTATTTACCCTTATATTATAAACGAGATTTCAGATAAACTAAATTATATGGCTGAATATTTTGTCGATTATATGGCTGAATATTTTGTCGATTATATGGCTGAATATTTTGTCGATTATATGATTGAATATTTTGTCGATTATATGGCTGAATATTTTGTCGATTATATGATTGAATATTTTGTCGATTATATGACTTAATATTTTGTCGATTATATGTCTGAATATTTTGTCGATTATATGACTGAATACAATTATAAGCATAGCTTACACAACGTTTCAAATAAATCGTTTTAAGAAAACTAAAGGCATACGTCAACAGATAATTCCATATGTAACGTGGCTTTGAGATTTACTGTCGTGTTAATCTGCGTCCCAGGAATACAGCTTTCCTGAACTCAATGTACATTTCCCCTTTTAGAACTTGcgatgatgtataggtcatccgtctctgtggcccacggttaacaagggtttcatacggcctttacttttccccaacttaagtccggtacccattagagctgggtggactcaggggcgcccttgAAGTCCCAGCCCCCCccaacgagattcgaaccaaggatcccaggttcggaagccatgcgcttaaccattcagtaTCCGAGCCCTCAATTTTGCAACCTCGGTGGAAACTTTCATAATTGGAATGAGGCGAAGGACAGGTGATCATTTAGTCCCCCAACGAATCGTCCCGTTGGTTTCGGAACTATCACATCCTATTCACCTAGACCTGGGGAACGGGATTTCAACAAAGACACAGCCCAAAGAAGCCGCCTCACCGTTCCACATAGACTAAGGTCGTCATCTGAAGTGGCCGTCCCTTTAAGTATCAAGGCGGTCTTTTGTTTTCaggtttcgtttttttttttccttttgaaaaattatattgaAAAGCTACAGATTCTTGGGTTAAATTAATAGTCACAGACACGCGCacgcatgtatatatatatatatatatatttatatttatgtatatattatttattcatttatatattacaaattttCCACAGCCGTTTGCACCAGATTTAAACGTTGCTATAGCAACGGGGACTGCCCATCCGGACACTGTTGTGTCATGAGGCTAGATACTATCAACGACTACAGCTACTCTGGCAGTAAAAGCTACGGCGGAAGCTACGGCGGGAGTTACAGCGGGAGCTACGGCGGGAGTTACAGCGGGAGTTACAACAGTTACGGTGGAAACTACAACGGCGTCTACAAAACAGAACGCGGGGAATGTTTGCTAGCTGGAGCTCCTAGTGCTGGTAAGTAACATTCGTGTTTATACCTTCAGCACACGCTTGAGGAGatgaaaggaaaacaaaagagaaacatTTGGGAAGTGTATAAATAGGTAAGGTACAAAACCCAGCACACGCTTGAGGAGatgaaaggaaaacaaaagagaaacatTTGGGAAGTGTATAAATAGGTAAGGTACAAAACCCAGCACACGCTTGAGGAGatgaaaggaaaacaaaagagaaacatTTGGGAAGTGTATAAATAGGTAAGGTACAAAACCCAGCACACGCTTGAGGAGatgaaaggaaaacaaaagagaaacatTTGGGAAGTGTATAAATAGGTAAGGTACAAAACCCAGCATACTCTaagaaaataacaaagaaaaaacaaaaaaaaaaaaaaacgcttttctCAAAATTGCATAACTATTTCAAAGTACTAATCATATTACAAAAGTAATTGTACAgttggaatatttttttaagccttttttataaaaatttacaatattttcctgttggtaaaaaaaaattaattaataatccTTCACGGCTAACATCAACGCACAGAATAATCCTGCTAGCGGTTTATATTGTGTTTGTTTACTCGTGAAATGGAGCGAATAattggtcgtgtggtttgcacgCTAGACTCtcgttcagattcatcgatggtcccgggttcaaaccctgcccgctcccatcccccgtcgtcctgcgggaggcttggactaggaagtaattatcttcaactctgaaggaacatccgaaaaattataaaacaaaacatttttacaaaacaagtgCTTGTTGATTGAACGCAGTTTATTCAGGAGACCACATATCACGGAACAATTACAATCCTTCAGTATTCTGAACAGCTTTGGCGTAGAGATTGGTTTAAGAACGAGTGCAGTTTTCTTGCTCTACCAAAACTTTAGTTGTGCTGGGGAAATATACAGAGCCTGTCCTTGATTTTGTGATGTGAATAATGGAAGAAGAGAATGCCGTTTACAAGTTAATATCAAGATATTATCATATGTGAACTGTTGTGCTCCAATCAAGACTTATAACATACTGCGTCTAGCGTCTTTATGGCGTATTTCCTGTCTAATTCTATCGACTGTTTTGGTCCCGAGAGTTAATACTcaaaatactataaatatatagcCTATCTTAACAGAACATGGTTCAATAAGTCACttttctaacaaaaataattttctaacaTATTCCACCAAAGAAACGCCGAGGAATGATGTGACAAAGCTAATTCTAACAATAAAACTATGTTGAGTTTTGTCTTGATTTTAATGTGCGCTCCTTGGGTTTTGCCTCAATTTTAATTTGCTAAACAAAAGTTATAACTGAGACTTTtcaatactatttttttaaataatgacagaAATTGGTTGTAAAGTGTTTTAGGGCTATTTAGATAAACACTGGTAAAAACACCAAAATTAGCcgcttgtttaaaaaaaaagggtgacgTTTTTGTCTTACAGAGTGTCGCAAGCCAGTAGAAGGGTCAGCCTCATCTACGTGTCCTTGTGCAACCGCTGGCAACGTTTGCAAATTTACTTCCGCCAACCCACTTGTAGGTAAGTGAACAATAATACACCCTCTGTGTACGAATACAAACAATaggctaaattaaaaaaaaaacaaacaaataaacaatatttcAGTATTCCTTTTCTGAGGAATCCGTACTGACTATTTTATTCACACCATTCACTACTAGTCTATTTTTTGAGACTCAGTCGGTCTTTTAAAGATCGgaatattatatatacacaaaaatcttgaggtaattttaaatattttttgttattgggaaaaactaaaaacaatggTAAGATGATTGATGCATTccattatttcaaaaaaaaaaaagataaataaactAAACGTAATCTTTTGTAGGCGTTCAAATatctataaatattattaatatatatatatatatatatatataaatataaatatatatatatatatatatatatatatatatatatatatatatatatatatatatatatatatatatatatggttttcAACACACTTTGCTTTACATagctttacaaagcttatataaactctattagtccgtctgtctggtaaaaggtttgttcATATTATTTCTCCAACATTCAATCTCGGATCACGCTGAAATTTCgctcaattatttcttatacctgacaacaaaaatcaatttaaaaaattaaccaactaatTAACTCAATTAAGTTTTggtagtttattattttgttttttatcccaaacaagggaaagaaattgtacttaactgaagtaaaagctgaattagtccccattaTAGGGCACCGtcttaaattgaaacaaacaatttataactatacaatcttctctagtcataagtggCAAGGTAGTTAGCACGTCGGCCCGAGGAGGagtgagccatgagttcgaattcagaacgtttattttttttttcataaataactGCTTCTAAAAACAAATTACGGTGAAACTCCACCCAGATATCActttctctcccccacccctcccctTTTATCAACTGGTCCATATTAGTGagaggatcatagagtattgacaAAGCTAAAAGCGTGAAAGagcgcacagatttattgttgtggGTCTCGATCTATTACAAagttaatgacatgactgatccaaactaattgatacaattacacttcgtataaaatttgtttttaaaaaagtattttatatgtttttcttgtttattttaatttgttattCCTTGAATAAATGCTGTTTATTCTCTCTTTCTTAGGATTATGTGGTTccccataaagaaaaaaattgccgCAACTTGTTTGAAGTCATTCAATTTATCAATACAGTGACTATTTTGGATGAATATTACACTACTATCATTAATTAATCTgtgttttagttgttttgtgTACGTGTCTGCTGTGATACATAATTATAACCAAGATTACAGAATCTAATATCTCTTTAAATAATATTGGCGCATGCAATTAGGATTGAATGAAGAAAAACCTTCAAAAATCTGATAGGTTGGCAGCTAGGAGGATATTATTCAGTTGTTTTACATTGCATATGAAAAGACGGTAAAAGATAAACTTTGATAAATATAAAAGACGGATTGaaggcagagtttaagtcattgattgacatgcatgactacattgacctagggacacgcgtaggacttaatcatcttcccctttttaaagtaacttctgtatttaaaaaaataagatatgatcaagaatgtttagatctactttatgttgtgtctgttgtatttatatgtatttttctgttgtgttgtctttatatgagaaaagagtccttgtaatcacaacaaatttccgtaaggatcaataaagcagtcttagtcttagtcttagtcttagtcttagtcttagactacatacgttagaagaccattgtttctttcCTTTTGATGAGAAGTCTAGACGTTATTTCTggtctggtgatcatgaatcgtTAATGATGTACCTTCGTGCTATTGGCGTCATATGCATTAActtatttagatatagatacaggacgtttttttaaaattcattgcatatttttttgtcttaattatttttttataagataaaataagataacaaAACCTGAGGtgcaaattaaataaataatttaattttcgaAATAATAGCTATGGCATAAAACCAAACTTTTTTAACTACTGAAGAAAAGTAGCCAGGTAGCCTAATACTTTGTGATCTAAAAGTATTGTTACACcagatttaaaaatagaatttaaatcgACTTGTAAAAATACAAATCTCAATGAGGACTGTTAAACTTCCCCctgtaggaaatataatttCTTAATGGCGGATGAACTATAAatagttggtgtatccggtgaacAAAAGAAAGGAAGTGTTCTTAAAAGTAGATGATTATTTGTGTACAGAATCTAACTCCACTTGTAGCTTTTATTGCGTTGGCAGAATTGAAATTTAAgcttagcgtccttgacattaatTACATTAATCGTAATTATCTCCTATTTTCCTTTATTTAACAATatggtatacggatgtatgcaaacgcgacacgAAGCTGTTCAGAATCGACACTAGCATCTTggaaaaagtagcactatatagatccacatggagagaaaGGTCTCGGCTTTcggatgccatacacaacagcagcagaaagaagggtgaaaatgcaatg
This genomic stretch from Biomphalaria glabrata chromosome 4, xgBioGlab47.1, whole genome shotgun sequence harbors:
- the LOC106052678 gene encoding prisilkin-39-like — its product is MDAKLAILLILQITATVFAADTSYSKYYSNQPSQPPSPPASYSYSPPSSYSPPTKPASYPSYGQQPSYSPPTQAYSYPASYNQASNYGPGYPNNLASNYGPGYPNNQAFNYGPGYPNNLAFPYSPTYQAMGYPTGYGPYGSYPSYSNEYANCTDQLCPADQCCEFNGRKYVCVPQATGASIPTPGAVCTRFKRCYSNGDCPSGHCCVMRLDTINDYSYSGSKSYGGSYGGSYSGSYGGSYSGSYNSYGGNYNGVYKTERGECLLAGAPSAECRKPVEGSASSTCPCATAGNVCKFTSANPLVGLCGSP